The following are from one region of the Dermacentor albipictus isolate Rhodes 1998 colony chromosome 5, USDA_Dalb.pri_finalv2, whole genome shotgun sequence genome:
- the LOC135906356 gene encoding protein shisa-5-like isoform X1 → MNVYVLLSLAIVFLTTFVENALATTCTREVFDITQYFTCPGPVDRPTERYCCGTKKFRYCCDLNNYSDAIKSVGAIIGVIIVIIIAVVVVVIVSCFCCSCCLLARRRQQRGRVLVGGGQTGGTAATAAQPMVPPTMTPYPQQPYPQQPYPQQPPAGYPVQPAPMVPATPAPGFGYYASPYGNPPPYTDNVMPVQQPPPMQQPPFNPSYPAK, encoded by the exons ATGAACGTCTACGTTCTTCTGAGCCTGGCCATTGTGTTCTTGACAACATTCGTCGAGAACG CTCTTGCCACAACATGCACCAGAGAAGTTTTTGACATAACCCAGTACTTCACTTGCCCGGGACCTGTGGACAGGCCAACAGAGCGATATTGCTGTGGCACCAAGAAGTTCCGATACTGCTGTGATCTAAACAACTACTCAGATGCCAT CAAGTCTGTGGGAGCAATCATCGGTGTGATCATAGTGATCATCATAGCCGTGGTGGTGGTTGTCATTGTTTCCTGCTTCTGCTGTAGCTGCTGTCTCCTGGCCAGGCGGAGACAGCAGAGGGGCCGTGTCCTTG TAGGAGGTGGCCAGACGGGAGgtacagcagccacagcagcacaGCCCATGGTGCCTCCTACGATGACCCCGTACCCTCAGCAGCCGTACCCTCAACAGCCATATCCTCAGCAGCCGCCAGCCGGCTACCCAGTGCAGCCGGCACCGATGGTACCTGCCACGCCTGCTCCTGGGTTTGGCTACTATGCATCACCATATGGAAATCCGCCTCCATACACGGACAATGTGATGCCCGTGCAGCAGCCACCGCCGATGCAGCAACCTCCGTTCAACCCTAGCTATCCGGCAAAGTGA
- the LOC135906356 gene encoding protein shisa-5-like isoform X2, producing MNVYVLLSLAIVFLTTFVENALATTCTREVFDITQYFTCPGPVDRPTERYCCGTKKFRYCCDLNNYSDAIKSVGAIIGVIIVIIIAVVVVVIVSCFCCSCCLLARRRQQRGRVLGGGQTGGTAATAAQPMVPPTMTPYPQQPYPQQPYPQQPPAGYPVQPAPMVPATPAPGFGYYASPYGNPPPYTDNVMPVQQPPPMQQPPFNPSYPAK from the exons ATGAACGTCTACGTTCTTCTGAGCCTGGCCATTGTGTTCTTGACAACATTCGTCGAGAACG CTCTTGCCACAACATGCACCAGAGAAGTTTTTGACATAACCCAGTACTTCACTTGCCCGGGACCTGTGGACAGGCCAACAGAGCGATATTGCTGTGGCACCAAGAAGTTCCGATACTGCTGTGATCTAAACAACTACTCAGATGCCAT CAAGTCTGTGGGAGCAATCATCGGTGTGATCATAGTGATCATCATAGCCGTGGTGGTGGTTGTCATTGTTTCCTGCTTCTGCTGTAGCTGCTGTCTCCTGGCCAGGCGGAGACAGCAGAGGGGCCGTGTCCTTG GAGGTGGCCAGACGGGAGgtacagcagccacagcagcacaGCCCATGGTGCCTCCTACGATGACCCCGTACCCTCAGCAGCCGTACCCTCAACAGCCATATCCTCAGCAGCCGCCAGCCGGCTACCCAGTGCAGCCGGCACCGATGGTACCTGCCACGCCTGCTCCTGGGTTTGGCTACTATGCATCACCATATGGAAATCCGCCTCCATACACGGACAATGTGATGCCCGTGCAGCAGCCACCGCCGATGCAGCAACCTCCGTTCAACCCTAGCTATCCGGCAAAGTGA